A genomic segment from Luteolibacter ambystomatis encodes:
- a CDS encoding ArnT family glycosyltransferase, producing MSAQSQSIDAGVIVRRSLFFLLLVTLTLLNLFILFRGLNAPQAMDQAQIAREIARGNGFTTKMIRPVAYHQVQKVNGSAAFVAFPDTYHAPLNPLINAAVLKLVGADSADDWNMSIKQVVYPLDRIIAAVSTLFFLMSIGVTYLLVSRIFDAKIAGVVAILMLFCETFWNFSLSGLPQMLLMLLFSCGIYFTYRAVEASTEGRVALTPAIVAGVFFTLMAMTHWLAIWIVLGYVVFAAIAFRPRGIVAISILAIAGLAGIVCLTHTAKVCDSPFGTSFLMIYKGLGDSLNEGTIMRTDDLGSKPLSLDGILMKTLRTTLLQATDIVPFLGGIVVAPIFFIALFHPFKRPSIARFRWALLLMWVFAAFGMSIFGVSAKDLDSNQIHLVFAPIMAAYGLAFLSILWSRLEVVVANPLLKNVHHIVVVLVCAAPLVLGIWPKIRLGMDRRDSGGVPWWPPYFAPALNQGLKNWVKPNQICFSDQPWAVAWYADRMSIWLPNSKKGFEKLEGIASDLGTPTVGIMISPSSHGSEDMGTLQRDYGDFTSLVMDGRVFAATYPPGLRLYDKDQKLQSIYKKYPYPVNLFGIYDMVYYSDRPVRTSDPNSAQ from the coding sequence ATGAGCGCCCAGTCCCAATCCATTGACGCCGGTGTGATCGTCCGCCGGAGCCTCTTCTTCCTGCTGCTGGTCACGCTGACCCTTCTGAACCTGTTCATTCTCTTCCGCGGCCTCAACGCCCCCCAGGCGATGGACCAGGCGCAGATCGCGCGTGAAATCGCCCGTGGCAACGGCTTCACCACCAAGATGATCCGTCCGGTGGCCTATCATCAGGTGCAGAAGGTCAACGGCTCCGCCGCTTTCGTCGCTTTCCCGGACACTTACCACGCGCCGTTGAATCCCCTGATCAACGCCGCCGTGCTGAAACTGGTGGGTGCGGATTCCGCGGACGATTGGAACATGAGCATCAAGCAGGTGGTCTATCCTCTTGATCGGATCATCGCCGCGGTCAGCACGCTGTTCTTCCTGATGTCCATCGGGGTCACCTACCTGCTGGTTTCACGAATATTTGACGCGAAGATCGCCGGTGTGGTCGCGATTCTCATGCTGTTCTGCGAGACGTTCTGGAACTTCTCGTTGAGCGGCCTGCCGCAGATGCTGCTGATGCTGCTCTTTTCATGCGGCATCTACTTCACCTACCGGGCGGTGGAGGCTTCCACCGAGGGGCGGGTGGCCCTCACCCCGGCAATCGTCGCCGGCGTGTTCTTCACCCTGATGGCCATGACCCACTGGCTGGCGATCTGGATCGTGCTGGGTTACGTGGTGTTCGCCGCCATCGCTTTCCGCCCCCGCGGTATCGTCGCCATCTCCATCCTCGCTATCGCTGGTCTGGCCGGAATCGTCTGCCTCACCCACACCGCGAAGGTCTGCGACTCGCCCTTCGGCACCAGCTTCCTGATGATTTACAAGGGCCTGGGGGACAGCCTGAACGAAGGCACCATCATGCGGACCGACGATCTGGGCAGCAAGCCGCTGTCGCTGGATGGGATTCTCATGAAAACCCTCCGCACCACGCTTCTCCAGGCCACGGACATCGTGCCGTTCCTCGGCGGCATTGTGGTCGCTCCGATTTTCTTCATCGCCCTGTTCCACCCCTTCAAGCGCCCTTCGATCGCCCGTTTCCGCTGGGCCCTCCTTCTGATGTGGGTCTTTGCCGCGTTCGGCATGTCCATATTCGGCGTCAGCGCCAAGGATCTCGACTCGAACCAGATCCATCTGGTCTTTGCTCCGATCATGGCGGCCTACGGCCTTGCCTTCCTGTCGATCCTATGGAGCCGCCTGGAAGTGGTCGTCGCGAATCCATTGCTCAAAAACGTCCATCACATCGTGGTGGTGCTGGTGTGTGCCGCTCCGCTGGTGCTGGGCATTTGGCCGAAAATCCGTCTCGGCATGGATCGCCGTGATTCCGGCGGCGTTCCATGGTGGCCACCCTATTTCGCCCCGGCTCTCAACCAAGGCCTTAAAAACTGGGTCAAGCCGAACCAGATCTGCTTCTCCGACCAGCCATGGGCCGTGGCTTGGTATGCGGACCGCATGAGCATCTGGCTCCCGAACTCCAAGAAAGGCTTCGAAAAGCTCGAAGGCATTGCCTCGGACCTCGGCACCCCGACCGTCGGCATCATGATCTCTCCCAGTTCCCATGGCTCCGAGGACATGGGGACGCTCCAGCGCGACTACGGCGACTTCACCTCGTTGGTCATGGACGGCCGGGTCTTCGCCGCCACCTACCCACCGGGCCTCCGCCTCTACGACAAGGACCAGAAACTCCAGTCGATCTACAAGAAGTACCCGTATCCGGTGAATTTGTTCGGCATTTACGACATGGTCTATTACAGCGACCGTCCGGTCCGCACCTCGGACCCCAACTCCGCGCAATAA
- a CDS encoding sigma-54-dependent transcriptional regulator — MQQPTLLIVDDERATREGLRAALEEEFDVYTASGATEALTILQSEPIDLLLTDLRMGGESGMELLEKALVRPNPPVAIMMTAYGSVDTAVEAMRRGAWHFVTKPLNLDEVEMLLKRALKTRKLETEVRELKQQSSERHKLDRLIGKSPAMTRVFDLIHQVAPTRATVLIEGESGTGKEVVAHAIHHLSGRPESKMVIVHCAALSPQLLESELFGHEKGAFTGAAQRRIGRFEQADGGTLFLDEIGEIDAATQVKLLRALSERTIERVGSNSPIKIDVRVVAATNKNLRELVDQGKFREDLYFRLNVVKIEMPPLRTRREDIVLLAGSFLKEFAKDNGRPVKPLTDAALDRLRHYSWPGNVRELRTAIEHGVVMSNDSVIDVRHLPAFLADQGQTASPGLSVSNKMDLAGPVEFNLHALETRAIRAALDQAGSNRTRAAELLGVSRRTLQRKLKELGL, encoded by the coding sequence ATGCAACAGCCCACCCTCCTGATTGTTGATGACGAGCGCGCCACCCGCGAGGGCCTGCGCGCGGCTTTGGAAGAGGAGTTCGACGTCTATACCGCCAGTGGTGCGACCGAGGCGTTGACGATTCTCCAGAGCGAGCCCATCGACCTGCTGCTCACCGACCTGCGGATGGGCGGGGAATCCGGGATGGAGCTGCTGGAAAAAGCGCTCGTCCGTCCGAATCCACCGGTGGCGATCATGATGACCGCCTACGGTTCGGTGGACACGGCGGTGGAGGCGATGCGCCGCGGTGCCTGGCACTTCGTCACCAAGCCTCTCAACCTCGACGAGGTGGAGATGTTGCTGAAGCGCGCGCTCAAGACCAGGAAGCTGGAAACCGAGGTCCGCGAACTCAAGCAACAGTCCTCGGAGCGCCACAAGCTCGACCGCCTGATCGGCAAGTCCCCCGCGATGACCCGGGTATTCGACCTCATCCATCAGGTCGCGCCGACCCGTGCCACGGTCCTGATCGAGGGGGAAAGCGGCACCGGCAAGGAGGTGGTCGCCCACGCGATCCACCATCTCTCCGGCCGTCCGGAATCCAAGATGGTGATCGTCCACTGTGCCGCGCTTTCGCCCCAGCTCTTGGAAAGCGAACTCTTCGGCCATGAGAAAGGCGCCTTCACCGGAGCAGCCCAGCGGCGGATCGGCCGGTTCGAGCAAGCGGATGGCGGCACGCTGTTCCTGGATGAGATCGGCGAGATTGACGCTGCCACGCAGGTGAAGCTGCTGCGCGCGCTTTCCGAGCGCACCATCGAACGGGTCGGCTCCAACAGCCCGATCAAGATCGATGTGCGGGTGGTCGCGGCCACCAACAAGAACCTCCGCGAGCTGGTGGATCAGGGGAAGTTCCGCGAGGACCTCTATTTCCGCCTGAATGTGGTGAAAATCGAAATGCCGCCGCTGCGGACCCGCCGCGAGGACATCGTGCTGCTGGCCGGCAGTTTCCTGAAGGAATTCGCCAAGGACAACGGGCGGCCGGTCAAACCTCTCACGGATGCGGCACTGGACCGGTTGCGTCACTATTCCTGGCCCGGAAACGTCCGCGAATTGAGAACCGCCATCGAGCACGGCGTGGTGATGAGTAACGATTCCGTCATAGACGTCCGGCACCTTCCTGCGTTCCTTGCGGATCAAGGACAAACGGCTTCTCCGGGGCTGTCCGTTTCCAACAAAATGGACCTTGCCGGTCCGGTGGAATTCAACTTGCATGCGCTCGAAACGCGCGCCATCCGGGCGGCTCTCGATCAAGCCGGGAGCAACCGGACCCGGGCCGCGGAACTCCTCGGCGTCAGCCGCCGCACCCTCCAACGCAAGCTGAAGGAATTGGGACTCTGA